Part of the Phragmites australis chromosome 23, lpPhrAust1.1, whole genome shotgun sequence genome is shown below.
cacaacctagactccgaccccgacacaaCTACAAGACCTGACAGGGTCCAAAACGgggatgcaacaccttatttctttaactctgactacactataaggaatatttggtcgaccATAGATCCATCGAAAAGGgttcgtcataagctttccaggaaGTCCAATaacacctcaattggactctgtatgcgagagttatgcccgttttattgatgtgatatcctgggactcgaccacgaccacgaccacgacttcgatcACGACTAGGACTAGAGTTCAGtgtcgagtccgagtagacttgaccttcaaggggtgactccgggtaaggttgtggtatTTCTCCCAcatttctaagcaataaaacatcataagaatttagtagtaatccatccaaggaagcaggAACAGTGAGAAATGAGTCCACCTGGTGGCTAATTGTCATGctatgctcttgtaattggaccttttatgatttgaggaatattaatagtattgatcatatctgaaggagccatgtgCTCATCAAAAATAAGACTCAAGTCCCCATtatcatattttacctccatgGACTGattgcaccccccccccccgatacctcaagtggtcagaatTCCCGATCACCTTCGATCAAGCTGACCATCCAATCGTGGTTCCACACATGAGTTGGTATCTAGTTGTGGTCTATCCTACAATCCTTAAGGTCAAAGTCTATAGGACCTTGGTCGATAGGGGTAGCTCGCTCAACCTCATTTTCACCAAGacattagacaagatgggaatccaAAGGTTAGAGCCCAAGATAGGAGCTAAGCCATTCCATAGTATAACTCCAAACTCATTGACCATGCCCCTTGGTCAAATCGAGTTGCCGGTCACATTTGGTGAGCCTGACAATTTCTGTATAGAgaagctgacctttgatgttgTGAATTTTGAGACGGCCTACAACGTGATCCTAGGTCACCCAATGTTAGGTAGTTTCATAACCGTAGTTCACTACGTGTACCAGGTGCTCAAGATCCCAGGCCAAAAGCACCAATCTGTCACCAagatcaaggactccaagctcgtGAGCCTCACTAATGCTTCTAGATCCGCCGTCACCACCGAAGGTGAGAACAATGATGGTGCTAAGGATAGGAAGGCAGGTGGTGGAATCAAGGCATTGACCCTCGACCCATCTGAACCAGCCAAGACGGTCAAGATAGAGGTCGAccttgatcccaaataggaacttgagcttGTCTCTTCCTCTAGGCAAACCAGGATATGTTTGAGTGGCAACTGTCTGACATGCCCGGGGTTCTtaaggaggtgattgagcatcgactagctgtgaaACCCAGCgtcaaacctgtggtgcagaagcagcgaagatttaTGGAGAACAGAAAACAAAACATTCAGGAGGAGGTTGGCAAACTCCTAGACGTAGGCCTCATCTGAGAGGTTtatcatcctacatggcttgcTAATCCCGTCCTTGTGAAGAAAGTCAATGGCAAATAGAGAATGTGTGTTGTTTTCATCGACCTAAACAAAGTTTAtcccaaagatcctttttctCTCCCTCGTATCGATCAAATTGTTGACTCTACTGCGGGTTGCGCAGTGcaatgttttctagatgcctactTGGGGTATCACAAAATTAGCATGGGAGTCGAGGATGAGGATAACACCATTTTTGTTACCCcatttggtgtattttgttatgtaaaaatgtattttggtttgaagaatactagtgctacttatcaacagTGTATTCAAAATTGCCTATAGTCCCAAATCGGGAGCAATGTAGaagcttatgttgatgatgttgtagtcaagcCTAGAACcgaagatgcattgattgacgatctcaaggagacattcgacaaccttaggaagtatcatatgatgcttaaccttgagaagtgcatgttcGGCGTCCTGTCCAGCAAGCTTCTCGGTTTCGTAGTGTCAAGtcaaggcattgaggccaatccatgAAACATAGAGGCTCTTGACTAGATGTAGTCACCTTGAATGCTAAAGGCAGTTCAGAAATTAACAGGATGCATAGCAGCCCTTAGTCAATTCATCTCTAAGATTGGTGAGCAAAGGATGCCTTTCTTTAAGTTGCTAAAGAAACACGACCGGTTCAATTGGACGGAAGAAGCAGAGAAGGCTTTTCAAGATTTTAATGTATTTGTTGTCTCCGTTAATTCTGACCCCGCCTAATgcaaaagaggagctctttctGTACATTGCAGTCACCCCATAAGTTGTGAGCATGGTCTCGAGAAGAAGGCAAAGATCCAAAAACTAGTCTACTACGTAAGCAAAGTCatacatgatgctaagctacaATACCCGCAAGTTCAGAAGTTGCTGTTTGCAGTATTGATGACTTACCGAAAGCTATGACATTATTTCCAACAGCGCAAGATCACTGTCATAACAACGCATCCGCTGAAGGATGTGATATGAAATATGGAGGCTACTGTATGAATTGCACAATAGGAGGTTGAACTCAACAAGTTTGATGTAGACTACGCACCAAGCACAAGCGTTAAGTTGGGAATACAAGCAAAATTCATTGCTGAATGGACAAATGTTGATGAAACAAATCCAAATGTCACTGAAGATTATTGGATGCTTTTGTTTGATGGATCGCTTATGCTTCAAGGCTCGTTGGCTGGCACATGCTTAAATCTTCAATGGGTGACAAACTCAGGCACGtcattcaattagaatttaaagcttccaacaatgttacAGAATACAAAGGACTGGTAAACGAGCTCCGCATTGCTATATCACTCAGAATCAGGTGACTACTTGTGAAAAGGAACTCATAGCTAGTAGTAAACCAAATACAAAAGGAGTACTGATGCTTAGACGACAACATGACGACTTATCTGAGCGAagtacgaaagctcgagcaaaagttcgaagggctggAGATCATGCACATTCGGAGAGGCAACAACTCCACTACCGATGAACTCGCCAGGCTCGCTTTGTCTCATTTGCCCACACCTGTAAGAGTCTTCATCGAGAAAATCCTCAAACCGTTTGTCTCAATAGCCTCGAGTGCAGATGCTACCTAACTCGGCCAGCAGTCTGGTTGGGTCAGCGATGCAGAATCTGTAGTCACGGAAGCTGCACTACTCAAACATGaatcgacttggatgactccattcCAACCCTATCTTGAAAGTTGAGAGATCCTTGAAGATGATGTGTATGTAGAGAAAATTactcgtaagtccaagctatacactttggtagatggcaagctcttccgaaaggggagtaacagaatcttgatgaagtgcatcacttaggaagagggcaataagatATCGCTCGATATCTATAGAgacatgtgtggtaatcatgcatcttaccACACCTTAGTTGGATAGGATTTCagccaaggattctattggctgactgtcctccaggatgcttccaagctggTAAAAAAGTACGAAAGCTGATAATTTTTTAGAAGGCAAACTACTTGACTAGCccaagctctacaaacaattcatCTTTCTTTGActttctccgtctggggcttggatatcctgggactgtTCCCAAGGGCTCAATGTGGTTTCaaattcctatttgtggctattgacatgttcactaagtggatcgaagcAAAACCCGTGGTAAAGATAACCCCAgaagcggctaagaagttcatgagaagCATAATTACCGGATACAACATTCCACATCAGATAATTATAGACAacagtagccagttcagaagcggaACCTTTACTgagttctgtgaagaatttgacATCAAAACTCATTTTGCTTCAGTAGTTCACCTTCAAAGTAACGGTCAGGTTGAGCACGTTAATGGtgtagtcttgcagggtattaAAACTCAGGTTTTCGACAGGCAGAAGGCTTACTTGAAACACTGGGTGAAGGAACTTCTCTCAGTATTATGGGTCGTTTGTATTATGACTATCAGGGCGACAGGCGAAACTCGTTTCTTTTTAGTCTATGGAGCAAAAGCAGTGCTTCTGACTGAACTGCAGTTGGATCACcgtgagtggaaagttactcgaaAGAGGTGCAAGAGAAATTACGAGTGGATAGCAACAatctactcgaggagtaccatGATCGAGCGTTCATTTAagcagctaagtatcaacaagcattaTGTAGATATCACAGTAAAAAAATCCAGCCTAGGAAACTCACTGCTAGGGACATTgttctacgaaaggtgcagaaacaggctaaGCGACAAAAGTTATCACCTATGTGGAaaggaccctacatagtagtcgaagttaTTACCTAAGTGAATGGTCAACGACTTCCGATGGACATTTTGTTCCATCTCCTCTTAGGCTCGTCACTCGGTTCCTCCTCAtcggaggaaatgatgatgactcTCGGCAGAACCATGGCGAGGGGCCATGGGGTGAGAGATCCCACGTCTTTGATTTCTACACATTACTCGGGAGATTACTGtagagtggaggccatggtttcAAGTTCTATGAGTGCTATTGAGCAATGCACAGGGAAGAGCAGAAGGAGATTAGGGTGAAAACAAATGGCTTTGGGTCTCAACTATTTATCATCGCGGGAACAGATCAAATGGAAAATGATGAAGCTATCAAGATCTGATAACGATGGTTGAGTTTCCAAGGTTGCCTCAGGTGCATAGTTATTCAAGGCTGACACGTCGGGCGGAAGTTGAAACATCGCCAAGGCATTATGGCGTGTCCAATATCTGTACAGAGGGATCCGTGTCATTATGAAATGTTAAATCAAAGGTTGTGGTGAAAAAAAAAGCACGAACGGAAGTGGGTTTTTAATTCTCACCTACCCGACTGTTCAAATTAACTCGATGATCAtaacataaccacaaccatacCCTTGTAGGTTTATACCTTCGAGCATAATGAGTTGATGCttacgctctactctccactcgatccaatCATCGAGCAAAGAGTCTAGGGCTACAttgcatactttcgatgcttATGCTTCACTCTCTAATTAATTATCATGCTGACTAGAGAGCCATGAGCTACATTATTTAATGTTAGCACTAATGCTCTACTTTCTACTCGAACTCAATTATTGAGCGAAGAGTCAAAGGCCACGTTGGATATATTTCAATGTTATACTCTCTATCTTgtttatcacatcaaatagagagtcaGGGACTACATCACGTACTTTCGATGTTGCGGCTTTACTCTCAACTCAATCcagtcatcgagtagagagttGCGGGCTATATCATATACTTtcgatggtacatgtatgttctttcttactctctgaTCGGAAAATCTTCTCCTCGACTAGACAGTTGgggggctacatagtaataTCATATtctgtaaatacatattttttgtaaTACACATTTTAAAAAAGTTATCTGGTTTTGCATCAACTGCATTGGATAGAACTaacagaggcatgtgttgggtggATGACAAACAACGCATAACAACACAAGATATAGTCTGACATATCATGCTTACCGGTTAacaaggttctgaagttctagtcggtCGGCCTCATTTGTGTTCTTCATCGAGTTCATGTTCGCACGCTGGTCAAATACGTGAGTCAgctaaaagtttgcaaaaatcattgtgttattttttttttctctttttagttTTATACTAGTATTTTTCTTATTCTTGAGGATACTTCGAGTGGTCACTTGAGGTCCAATGCATCTAATAATATGTCTAGTTGAGTTCTCAGGTATCGACAGATATTTGATAAGTAGGTTTTGAGGATGGTTTTAGCATGTACTAGTCGGTTTTTGCATCTAATTATGCTAACTCTTTTTCATCAACAAGGAAATAGTGGTAAGAGCATACAGaacaagcaaaataatagtaatgTTTACAGACATCCCCAAACCATGGATCAAGTTTCGTGTGCTTCGAGTTAAGAACTACTGGCAATCAGCCAGAAAGACTTCCCTCACTTTCTTCATCAACCAAGATGATCCATAGGGACTCAACGAAGGCAGGGATAAGAGGCTTTGTGCTTTGAATGATATTTGCTGCCTCCTTTGCTGAACAATCGAACCCCTCTGTCACTACTGATGTGTCCAGGTTGGGGTTATAGCTTTGAGGAGACCAAGTATTGTCTCGGTGCTTACAGAGGCCAACTATTACATGTGGTCGAAGGTTTGATCCTTCAGCTTTTAAAGCGCCGAGACAACGTGTCATGCTTGGTGGCCATAGCGTCTCGTGCAGCTGCAATGGTGTCCCTCTCGGCAGCCATAGCATTTAGTGAGGCAACAATGATGTCCCATTCAGGACCCATGCTGCCTCATTCGGTAGTTTTCCTGATacttggaattatttttgataGTTTTCATTGCATCATTGATGATAGCCTCCTTGTTCTTAAGGACTCAAGATCTGGAAAAGTGAACAACAATCAATAATTATTAGTTGCCTGGTAATTGAATATGGTAGTGATCTGGGGATAGACTTACAGTCAATTCTTTCTTAGTCGGCAGTTAGTTCCTTCTGGCAATTGTTATGGTCGGTCTCCAAGTACTGAGCCTTGGCGGCAACAATCTTGACACCCGCAGCTCTATTGGTTTGCAGGCTTGTATCAGGTGCGCCTGTGGGAGTTTTCTCTACTCGAGGAAGCGAAGGCAATGTCATTGGGGAGGACAGAGTTAGCTAGTCGGTTGGACCGCTCATTGTCTATTCTTTTAGTTTGTCCAGGGAGAACGATTTGTGATTAATAGGGTgaggaaggaaaaggaaggTTGCAAGACAGATAATTGTTCAAGCTAAACCTTTTGGTGATTGGGATACGTGAAACAATGTTTGACTTCTACCTCTTGATGGCgactttcttcttcatcacactAGCAGTTGGAGATGGTTGTGTCAAATGGATGACCTAGGAGTCCGGTGAAGTTAAGGAAGCCGTTGCCTATAGAAAATTAGCCCACAATGACTTGCCATCATTTTGGAATTATCGAGTAAATCCTTAGAGGAATGACCAATGTAAGGAGGTGAACATGATATCAGTTACCTCTCTTATTGAGTCATCAGGTGTGATGGTTTCTTGGGGAAGTGATTGTGGGGGTGCACCAGCCGATCCCTACAATAAGGCGCCCCATACAGACCCGGTGTTAGTTGGGATATGCTCAATAATCAGAACAACAAACAAGTAAATGATCATCTAAGGATTTGATTTTCTGTACTAGTTGACTTCTTCTCCATGTTCGCTTGAGGGGCTACGCATCATAGAGTAAAGACGATCTATTGGATAGAAGAGATCCTTGAGCCTCTTGATCAATTGGAATTTTTCCCTTGGCATTGTCATTAGCGCCGAGCAGGGCATCTTAGGAATAGGAACTCCGATCATGGGGATGCGGTCCTCTTGGTGGAAGGCTGGAACCTAAaatcataaagaaaaattagGTTGAACAATCAATAATCAGTACCACTTTCTTGATTCAAGCAAATTCTCACCGGGGGTCGAGGATTCATGAGGGAGTAGGGCTGAACTTAACATGGTTGTCCTCTTCAGCAAGCAATTTACTCAATCAAGCAACAGTGTCTTGCAGGATAGGGCTAAATGAAAAAAGGAGTCATTCAAAAGAGCTCGACTGCAGATACAAAAGTAGTAAGATACTAACTCAAACTTATATCCGGTCGCATCCCGGGGGCTATCATTGTCTCCAGCATAGTCACCCACGTTAAGTGATCCTACGCTTTCAGGGGACTCGACCttcgactaatgaagtctttggccacacGTCACCTGGTCAAACTATTATGTCTAAGCTTGCCAATCTTCTTGACATAGTATGAAGTGTGGTCGAGCTCACAGTGCTTCTTCGACCAAGATGGATTTGGATGAGGTTGAAGGCCCTTATAGACTAAAGGAGAGGTGACCGGGTCAGGGTTGGAGACATAAAACTAGTTCTTCTTCCAATCTTTTTGctgggaggagattagtggaaCTGGaatataggaattcttcattccgTTATGCAGTTGAAAACCACAACCTCCGACACATTTATTTTCAGTATTCCTTTTCAGTTGATAGAAATACTAAAACACGTTTAAGCTCATTGCAATACCGAGGAAGGCTTCGCACAGATGGACAAATATGCTAAGCATGGTTATTGAGTTCGGATTTAAGTGATGGATATCAATTTGGTAATGGTCGAGAATcttgagaagaaatttggaagggGGAAAATTAAAACTGCAATGGAAAATTGATTTAAATGCCATGATTTCATGATGGAAATGGCAAGATGGGAATTCCTCACTAGACGCCGGCCTCCAGTTGGTCAGCACGCAAGGAGGAAATATTCCTTTGCCCTTAAGTTCTTCAAGCTTTGATTCTTGCATCGTCGAGATTGCCTAGACGTCGATCAGAAGCCTCATCTGGTCCAGTTGCTTGGAGGAGCATCGGCGACCTTCAAGTTGGTTTCTTTCTTAGGCGAGGAAGGAATAATGGTGTTCGCAGAAGGACTAGAGGCCATGGAGTAAGATTTCTGTGCAGAGGCGCATACTTGGGCGAAGAAAGGTGAAAACTTGAAGTAGGAGACTCATTGtgagaggatgaagaatagcCACAAACCAGGTTCGTACGAATATAAAGTCTGATACTTAACGTttctttggtaaccactcctGTTATTTTGGTGCCTCATTCGGCGGGAAAGACGGGATGATGGTGTGGTGCGAATTTTTTCACGTCCATTCGAGTGCATTAAATGTGCTTATACCCAACAGTTCAAAATTTGGAGATTTCTTTTTTAACTCTACCCAGATACATATGTCGAGAAGTCGAGTTTTCAAGCTTTTCTTGAGTCTTGAGTGAGGACAATGGTAGGGCACTCGACCCAATAGTATTTCCACTCAATAATTTGGAACAAGATGTTCTTTGCTCGATTCTTTTGAATGCAAGCTTAATCTATCTTGCTTGACCAGGCTAAGACTTGGTAGTACTCGAGTAGATGCTTGTGGAAATCCTTACTGCTGCGTAAAGTTAGAGAGCTAtcgtcgaatatctaactatatggtatatatacataaggagtacatcatacaCGGATATGGTACATCGTACACTTGATGGACAACTCCGGATATTGCGGATCCGAATCTGTAGGACCTGATATACTCGGATATCACAAATATATGTACTACAAATGTCTCGATCGGGTTAaccgactcgagtacgactagtatctaaAATGGATTCGACTGCTTTGTCTTGACCGATAAGATGAAAAACTTCCTATCGACTATGGCTGAGACTAAGGCAGTGCCAGCACCCCTTTATAAGGTGGAGACCTTGACCCTCGAGAAGAACAACTCACAACATATCAACGCCTACATAATTCGACGCATGCACCAAGACCTTAGGTTTAGAGATACTCGGCAACTTCAACTCTAGATTAGCTTAGATCCAATCtactccattgtaataggtttagTAACCTTATTTGTACTTGAGACAATCTAATATAACATCATCCACATGGGATGTAGGTATTACTCCTCTCTGCGgccgaacctatatacatcatGTGTTTTATTTTCTGCTTGATCCCTTATTTTGAAGGTATCCTAGTTTAATTACGGAATATTGTTAGGAACTAATTTTCAACAAAATGATACTTGCATCGGGAAGAAAGTTATTAATGAAGGAGGTACGATTTGAAAACTTGGACTAATGGTACCTAGAAATTGtagaacatcatatattttaaatattgtagaaaagattaaaatattatctattttgagacgGATATAGTAGATTTTTACTATTTTTCCCATTGAACAGTCCACGAGATTATTCACGCAAATGTGAAGTATTCTTGGAATTGGCAAAGTGCCAGGTTGCCAGCGCGGATCTCAAAGCAAATTTGTCGATGTAGATAGTACAAGTAATCATCACTTATATACAATTGGGAAACTGCATTATTCAAATGTATTTTATGTTGTCACAGTAATTCCACCCTATTGTTAAATATAGAGTACTATTATCGTCCAGCATATAAGTTAATGCAGACAAGAAGCCCTCTTACTTGAAGCCTGCAGTTTTCTTCATAAATCCAACGGTCGTGAGGGTGCCATTAGTGATCTCATGAATCTCCATCAAATTCTCAGTCAACGATAGCCTCCCCTTCCTAAACGCAGCCACGAAAACCTGTAACATCATCAGATATTGGTcagatttttttagataatgtaTCAGTCAGAAATTTGTCAACATGAAAATTTCACCAAGTTTGTCCGGCTGAACTTACTTATGTGCCTGAAGGATTATTTAGGGGGCTCCCCGTGGGGTTCTGGTGCCGGTACAATGGCAAGCCACCACCGACGACGACCGTGCCGATGAGCACCATGATCGCAGTGAGTGCGAAGCTGAGGCCCCACCCCACGTTATCCTGCACCCACACCAAGAAGAGGAGCCCCACGAATCCTACCAGCGAGATGCAGAAGGCGAACCAGTTGAAGAAGCTGGTCTTGCAGCGCAACTACACTGGGTCGTCGCCGTTGAACTGGTCTCCAACTAGCGCTGCCGCGCATGCGCGCAATGACCCCTCGCTCACGGGGATCAGGTACAGGCCCAGGGTGAGCAGGCTCAGGTTCTGGCCGCTCACCGGAGTGCACTCGTTGGGGTGCCTGATGCCACGGGCGGAGAGAGGGGGACCCCACCCAAACCACTAAGAGAGCCTCCTATTAATTTCACTGTTAATCACATACTTAATCAAGTGCTTAATTAAGTATGGCCCTGCATTAGCCCAACGAAACAAGGCTTCTGTCCATCGTCAACAATTTACATTGTAGGTTCGACTTTCTCTGTTTCTTTGCATTGTCAATGTCTATAGAT
Proteins encoded:
- the LOC133905949 gene encoding uncharacterized protein LOC133905949, with the protein product MPLGQIELPVTFGEPDNFCIEKLTFDVVNFETAYNVILGHPMLGSFITVVHYVYQVLKIPGQKHQSVTKIKDSKLVSLTNASRSAVTTEGENNDGAKDRKAGGGIKALTLDPSEPAKTVKIEVDLDPK